One segment of Brassica napus cultivar Da-Ae chromosome C3, Da-Ae, whole genome shotgun sequence DNA contains the following:
- the LOC106391758 gene encoding FIP1[III]-like protein yields MDSTDDDFGELYVDDKAHATASLAGDDVCENKGFEVTLEPESEGEAKKHDAEVVVDKDSSPCVDDDASAANRTEAKEESEYSDSDSDDDDLNIVLKEDDSVACGSNASNQRRSVGSWCTMPNSGMVNGRMRMEATSPSLVMPRCGYNNFSHTWSRGTFDANFNVFEKRPWRNPGVDVNDYFNFGFNEQSWKDYCNPGVKGRAIEVEDGTLERTPSMDLRIPRELDPDVVIQIPVTDDVEELSSMTPVEARSLSKPSNGASRSEEFHSDIGEDLHSSGDSMKEEVSVGREEENTGSFRGEQSPPRENRCSREVTPCDKEIIEEEKEETCWSSDKADSSSVERESSLRDRFRFSPTSSYSVGKTEESEDSGTESSKGGGATGDQREASTPPRRTRFAEHEANSTKSVEKSDTEHSRHRRSHEGPSKRYCRRIDYGARRRTKHANASPTPDRDLGKKVCSGHGRSYRDSSKNWQKRPQFALGKVGTEGRGFPQSDRGKRHGRSYSPVDLDRDRGQRLCWRNNKEPSHGRGFDPSNGYKYEAGLKEYTSRSSFNLNQRESRLSFNKEEDRYGRQHSERRYGRERSPALAYESNREDRYGRQHCERKYSRERSPGLAYERNKERRRYDGVGEPYYQDRIPISDMEYRYQFEYCSINGRHNPNQSREDEPYYGRSDYDYEFPRGRYEDEVQRTESEMPFELAYREMHSFAEVGRREFERYEEDFSEIDRRHHYTTLGWHNDRFVSDNDGHNKYRVQGAWPTPSLPFRDSWQTKGSRGDSWRDETRDFTKREANDRQNNLLYKDAPRDGWTRNLVRGDNVSIQDRLRYDDDDDDDDDWVRRDKRSYQLGDSVREIAHSAHPSYTDEMLVTNIGVSAHDRISIKQRRGYFMSHVHETVERHQRSKKLRRDGNAFIKCQDQINSTGRQGKLSNQSRIRFSNGRDTTEQQDHQKPRNVMGKGNEKAVVKIKGLIEKEEGEIIQEEERNVTGTGIDEERIQESIKKMERRRERFKEPELVAAKFHFQTEQGAKTDVTNQVRPVRKRRWGAS; encoded by the exons ATGGATTCCACTGATGACGATTTTGGCGAGCTATACGTTGACGACAAGGCTCACGCGACTGCTTCCCTCGCCGGCGATGACGTATGCGAGAACAAGGGTTTTGAAGTGACATTAGAACCCGAATCGGAAGGCGAAGCGAAGAAACACGACGCGGAGGTGGTGGTGGATAAGGATTCGAGTCCGTGCGTCGACGACGACGCTAGTGCTGCGAATCGAACCGAGGCGAAGGAAGAGTCGGAGTACAGTGACAGTGACAGTGACGATGATGATTTGAATATAGTGCTGAAAGAAGACGATTCGGTTGCTTGTGGATCGAACGCCAGCAATCAGAGACGGAGTGTTGGAAGCTGG TGCACAATGCCTAATAGTGGGATGGTTAATGGACGCATGAGAATGGAAGCTACGAGTCCGTCTCTAGTAATGCCTCGGTGTGGGTATAATAATTTCTCACATACTTGGTCAAG GGGAACTTTTGATGCGAATTTCAATGTGTTTGAGAAGAGGCCGTGGAGGAATCCTGGTGTGGATGTCAATGACTACTTTAATTTTGGGTTTAATGAGCAAAGCTGGAAGGATTATTGTAACCCTGGG GTAAAAGGAAGAGCGATTGAGGTTGAAGATGGAACTCTTGAACGCACACCATCTATGGATTTGCGTATTCCACGTGAATTAGACCCTGACGTGGTGATACAG ATCCCAGTGACTGATGATGTTGAGGAGCTATCAAGCATGACACCTGTGGAAGCAAGGTCTCTCAGCAAACCATCAAATGGAGCATCTAGAAGTGAGGAGTTTCATTCAGATATTGGAGAGGATTTGCATTCGTCTGGTGATTCGATGAAAGAAGAGGTTTCTGTTGGGCGTGAAGAAGAAAACACTGGAAGTTTCAGAGGCGAGCAATCTCCTCCCAGAGAGAATCGCTGCAGCAGGGAAGTAACACCTTGTGATAAGGAGATTATTgaggaggagaaagaagagacttGTTGGAGTTCAGATAAGGCGGATTCATCCTCAGTGGAAAGGGAATCATCTCTTAGAGATCGCTTTCGTTTTAGCCCTACCTCTTCATATTCTGTTGGTAAAACCGAGGAATCTGAAGATTCTGGAACAGAGTCATCAAAAGGCGGTGGTGCTACTGGTGACCAACGTGAAGCCAGTACCCCACCACGACGAACTAGATTTGCGGAACATGAAGCAAACAGTACCAAAAGCGTGGAAAAGAGTGATACAGAGCATTCAAGACACAGAAGATCTCACGAAGGCCCAAGCAAAAGATACTGTCGGAGAATTGACTATGGTGCACGTAGGAGAACAAAACATGCAAATGCATCGCCTACACCAGATCGAGATCTTGGCAAGAAAGTGTGTTCTGGACATGGAAGATCATATCGTGATTCGAGCAAAAACTGGCAGAAGAGACCACAATTTGCTTTGGGAAAGGTCGGTACTGAAGGTAGAGGCTTTCCGCAGTCAGATAGAGGAAAACGTCATGGCCGTTCATATTCACCTGTGGATCTTGATCGAGATAGGGGGCAAAGGTTATGTTGGCGCAACAACAAAGAACCATCTCATGGCCGAGGCTTTGATCCTTCTAATGGTTACAAGTATGAAGCGGGTCTTAAAGAGTATACCTCACGTTCATCCTTCAATCTTAACCAGAGAGAATCTCGATTAAGTTTTAACAAAGAGGAGGATAGATATGGTAGGCAACATAGTGAAAGAAGATATGGCCGTGAACGAAGTCCTGCCCTAGCCTATGAAAGCAACAGAGAGGATAGATATGGTAGGCAACACTGTGAAAGAAAATATAGCCGTGAAAGAAGCCCCGGCCTAGCCTATGAACGCAACAAAGAAAGAAGACGATATGATGGGGTAGGAGAACCTTATTATCAGGACCGTATTCCAATATCTGATATGGAATATAGGTACCAGTTTGAGTACTGTTCTATAAATGGAAGACATAACCCCAATCAGAGTCGCGAGGATGAACCTTATTATGGAAGGTCTGACTACGATTATGAGTTCCCTCGtggtagatatgaagatgaagttCAGAGGACAGAAAGTGAAATGCCATTTGAGCTGGCTTACAGGGAGATGCATTCTTTTGCTGAAGTGGGAAGGAGAGAATTTGAAAGATATGAAGAGGATTTCTCTGAAATAGATAGAAGACACCATTACACAACACTTGGTTGGCATAATGATAGGTTTGTCTCAGATAACGATGGTCATAATAAGTACAGAGTCCAAGGTGCTTGGCCTACGCCGTCTTTACCATTCAGAGATTCTTGGCAGACAAAAGGATCGAGAGGTGATTCTTGGAGAGATGAGACCAGAGACTTCACAAAAAGGGAAGCAAATGACAGGCAGAATAATCTGTTGTATAAGGATGCACCAAGAGATGGTTGGACACGGAATCTTGTTCGTGGCGATAATGTGAGCATACAAGACAGACTAaggtatgatgatgatgatgatgatgatgatgattgggTTCGTCGTGATAAAAGGAGCTATCAGTTGGGAGATTCAGTGAGAGAAATTGCTCATTCTGCGCATCCTTCATATACTGATGAGATGTTAGTCACCAACATAGGAGTGTCAGCACATGATCGAATCTCCATCAAACAAAGACGTGGATATTTTATGAGCCATGTTCATGAAACTGTTGAAAGACATCAAAGATCCAAAAAGCTGAGAAGAGATGGGAATGCTTTCATCAAGTGTCAGGATCAGATTAACTCAACTGGTAGACAAGggaag cTCTCTAACCAATCAAGAATAAGATTCTCCAACGGCAGAGATACAACAGAACAGCAAGACCATCAGAAACCAAGAAATGTAATGGGCAAAGGAAACGAGAAAGCTGTTGTGAAGATTAAAGGTTTGATTGAGAAAGAGGAAGGTGAGATCAttcaagaagaagagaggaacGTGACAGGGACTGGAATAGACGAGGAACGTATACAAGAGAGCATTAAGAAGATGGAGAGACGAAGAGAGAGGTTCAAGGAACCCGAATTGGTAGCAGCCAAATTTCATTTTCAAACCGAGCAGGGAGCCAAAACCGATGTTACCAATCAAGTGAGACCGGTTAGGAAGAGGCGATGGGGTGCAAGCTAG
- the LOC106391760 gene encoding peptidyl-prolyl cis-trans isomerase CYP21-4, whose product MARIKPQALLNQSKKKKGPSRISISTIVVCNLVVAVVVLSLVTTYRHWSQRSINVIETQSQRFEDTNAASEQKSYDLPGYADISTSKGLITVELFKDASPEAVDRFLDLCQKDHFKGMPFHRVIKNYLVQAGHSQSSIPVEEWTSKGKLRGRLNTSPKHEAFMLGTPKTKGNNNNKDFELLITTAPIPDLNDQLIVFGRVLKGEDVVQEIEEVDTDEHYQPKAQIGIISVILKREL is encoded by the exons ATGGCGAGGATAAAGCCTCAGGCTCTTCTTAATcaaagcaagaagaagaagggtccAAGTCGTATAAGTATCTCCACGATTGTCGTGTGTAATCTTGTAGTTGCTGTAGTCGTACTATCCTTGGTCACTACTTACCGCCATTGGTCCCAGAG GTCAATAAACGTTATTGAAACCCAGAGTCAAAGATTCGAG GACACAAATGCTGCTTCAGAACAAAAGAGTTACGATCTTCCTGGTTATGCC GATATAAGCACATCAAAAGGTCTCATAACTGTGGAACTCTTTAAAGATGCTTCCCCTGAAGCTGTGGACCGGTTTCTAGATCTATG TCAAAAAGATCACTTCAAGGGAATGCCGTTTCATCGGGTTATAAAAAACTACTTGGTACAAGCTGGTCACTCCCAGAGCTCCATACCTGTTGAAGAATGGACATCTAAAGGAAAGCTCCGTGGTCGCCTTAACACTAG CCCAAAACATGAGGCATTCATGTTGGGGACACCAAAAACCAAAgggaacaacaacaacaaggaCTTCGAGCTTCTCATCACAACGGCACCAATCCCGGATCTGAATGATCAGCTTATAGTCTTTGGAAGAGTTCTTAAGGGAGAGGATGTAGTACAG GAGATTGAGGAAGTGGATACAGATGAGCATTACCAGCCAAAAGCGCAAATAGGGATCATTAGCGTTATACTGAAACGAGAACTATGA
- the LOC106391761 gene encoding probable E3 ubiquitin ligase SUD1 — MGCVSAHVGGSFLFGNSPVTLGYMTLLSTCFAYFTLPLIPFPAIVRWFSLGLHFIALKLPCLLWAFSVKSCKALQSKTSFPAIVKWFSLGFRFIAVILPPLLWIFIKEASVLCFKIGVVPWMIGYWLEICTSPLFGTGLFLRFEYLSDFPGMTTLRWVTGTLCLLVAESFMKRIQEIVHKRAFWYLLDVTDPDYDITRMNFGHTLFALASHCVSLVIMFHLPIRAITLISPSFFPLVLWVMDEKVSFGARFVYFRLLTSSPNWLIGLTKPAVEILVQKWIITVSSWLELGDFLLVMPRGEDFDQNVRPVMQPRSFLLFCSLAEGSMVTLHGSQNDEDDVKDQRDNRFLLRLGLSHSSSLTASFSLFCSLYLLLVFHHPKAHSLTHSLFSVVYNHNTSSHS; from the exons ATGGGCTGTGTATCAGCACATGTTGGAGGCAGCTTTCTGTTTGGAAACTCGCCTGTTACGCTTGGGTACATGACGCTGCTGTCAACTTGCTTTGCTTACTTCACTCTCCCTCTGATCCCATTTCCAGCCATAGTCCGGTGGTTTTCTCTGGGGCTCCACTTCATAGCGCTGAAACTGCCATGTCTTCTCTGGGCTTTCTCTGTAAAATCCTGCAAAGCCCTTCAAAGTAAAACCTCATTTCCAGCCATAGTCAAGTGGTTTTCTTTGGGATTTCGCTTCATCGCAGTGATCTTGCCACCTCTCTTGTGGATATTCATTAAGGAAGCTTCCGTATTGTGTTTCAAAATCGGTGTTGTGCCTTGGATGATTGGCTATTGGCTCGAAATCTGCACTTCACCTCTGTTTGGAACCGGACTTTTCCTGAGATTTGAGTATCTTTCAGACTTCCCCGGCATGACGACCTTACGTTGGGTTACTGGTACCCTTTGCTTGTTGGTTGCTGAGTCTTTCATGAAACGTATCCAGGAG ATTGTTCATAAACGAGCCTTTTGGTATCTCCTAGATGTCACAGATCCAGACTACGATATCACCAGAATGAACTTTGGTCATACTCTGTTTGCGCTTGCTTCTCATTGTGTATCGTTGGTGATTATGTTTCACTTACCAATTAGAGCAATTACACTTATCAGCCCATCGTTTTTCCCTCTTGTGTTATG GGTCATGGACGAAAAGGTTTCTTTTGGTGCACGCTTTGTTTATTTCAGACTACTGACGTCATCCCCCAATTGGTTGATAGGACTTACCAAACCGGCTGTGGAAATCTTAGTTCAGAAGTGGATCATCACTGTTAGTTCCTGGCTTGAGCTGGGTGATTTCTTGCTGGTCATGCCCAGAGGAGAGGACTTTGATCAAAATGTGAGACCAGTGATGCAACCAAGAAGTTTCCTTCTGTTTTGTTCCCTAGCCGAAGGCTCTATGGTCACTTTGCATGGATCTCAGAATGATGAAGACGATGTCAAAGACCAAAGAGATAACAG GTTTCTGCTGAGGCTTGGCCTATCTCACTCTTCATCACTCACGGCCAGCTTCTCTCTGTTTTGTTCACTCTATTTGTTACTTGTGTTTCATCATCCAAAAGCACACTCACTCACTCACTCTTTGTTCTCAGTTGTGTATAATCATAACACAAGCTCACACTCATAA
- the LOC106394164 gene encoding agamous-like MADS-box protein AGL29 encodes MGRRKIKMEKVQDTNTKQVTFSKRRLGLFKKAGELATLCNAEVGIMVFSPGNKPYPYGSPSFELVAERYNNESEDSDSCETSGNGRGNRARQEKRICKRLNSIMEQVEAEKKRGEDFEHQLETAGGEEKFDKPIEELSLEELEEYEGKMMDMLGSIQGNISGMEVSSTLLIMSKDTQNK; translated from the coding sequence atgggtAGGAGAAAGATTAAGATGGAGAAAGTGCAAGACACAAACACAAAGCAAGTCACGTTTTCAAAACGTAGACTTGGTTTGTTCAAGAAGGCTGGTGAGCTTGCGACTCTGTGCAACGCCGAGGTTGGTATCATGGTCTTCTCTCCCGGAAACAAACCTTACCCCTACGGGAGTCCTAGCTTTGAACTGGTTGCAGAGCGTTACAACAACGAGTCAGAAGACTCGGATAGCTGTGAGACATCAGGCAACGGTAGAGGCAACAGAGCTAGGCAAGAGAAGAGGATATGCAAACGTCTCAACTCGATCATGGAGCAAGTTGAAGCTGAGAAGAAACGAGGGGAAGATTTTGAGCATCAGCTTGAAACTGCCGGTGGAGAAGAGAAGTTCGACAAACCCATTGAGGAGCTTTCTCTTGAGGAGCTTGAGGAGTATGAAGGTAAGATGATGGACATGCTTGGTAGTATTCAAGGTAACATTAGTGGTATGGAAGTTTCGTCTACTCTTCTGATTATGTCTAAGGATACTCAAAATAAGTAG